A DNA window from Halarsenatibacter silvermanii contains the following coding sequences:
- a CDS encoding energy-coupling factor transporter transmembrane component T family protein, with product MLKDITIGQHIPGDSLIHKLDPRIKIIITIIMIAVLFLIDTFPGFGLFLLMLAAVTFLARLPVRRVLRGLKPVFFLVLITLFLHLFLTRGGEVIWQWRFIRIEEAGVETGFFMVSRILLLIMFTSLLTLTTSPLQLTDGIEYLLKPLARFGVPAGELAMMMTIALRFIPTLMEEADKIMKAQKARGADFESGNIIQRAKSLIPLLVPLFISAFRRADELALAMESRCYRGGTDRTRLNELEFGHRDLLALIISLAIAVFISLF from the coding sequence ATGCTGAAGGATATCACTATAGGTCAGCATATACCGGGAGATTCGCTGATACACAAACTTGATCCCAGAATCAAAATTATCATCACCATCATAATGATCGCTGTGCTTTTTTTGATCGATACTTTTCCGGGTTTTGGTCTATTCTTACTCATGCTGGCTGCTGTAACATTTTTGGCCCGGCTGCCTGTTAGGAGGGTTCTTCGAGGACTCAAGCCGGTATTTTTTCTTGTCCTTATAACCCTTTTTCTACATCTGTTTTTAACCCGGGGAGGAGAAGTGATATGGCAGTGGCGATTTATTAGGATCGAGGAGGCAGGAGTCGAAACCGGGTTTTTTATGGTTAGCCGCATATTGCTTTTGATTATGTTCACTTCTCTTTTGACTTTGACGACTTCACCGCTACAGCTGACTGACGGTATTGAATATCTGTTAAAGCCTCTGGCCCGCTTTGGAGTTCCGGCCGGTGAACTGGCGATGATGATGACTATAGCTCTTCGATTTATTCCCACTTTGATGGAAGAAGCTGATAAAATTATGAAAGCACAAAAAGCCCGGGGGGCTGATTTTGAAAGTGGAAATATTATTCAGAGAGCCAAAAGTTTAATACCTCTTCTGGTGCCGCTTTTTATCAGCGCTTTTCGCAGGGCTGATGAACTGGCGCTGGCCATGGAATCGAGATGCTATCGGGGAGGAACCGATAGAACCCGGCTAAATGAGCTCGAATTTGGACACCGGGACTTGCTGGCATTAATAATTTCTCTGGCCATAGCTGTTTTCATTAGTCTATTTTAG
- the truA gene encoding tRNA pseudouridine(38-40) synthase TruA, which produces MQRVKLHLAYDGTEYSGWQIQKNTDHTIQEHLERVISRYDPEFKRVYGACRTDAGVHALNQIAHFDMSVDIPEDNIATALNGDLPEDIVCWDAEKAAEDFHSRYDATGKIYRYRIDNGSFPHIYHHRYSAFFYEDLDLFSMQKAVRYLPGKKDFSSFRAKGCSSSTPIREIFSAEVYPQKDEEIWIEVSGSGFLYNMVRIIAGTLIEIGRGKISPAEMEKIIASKSREAAGFTAPAAGLTLVEIFY; this is translated from the coding sequence ATGCAGCGAGTAAAACTTCATCTGGCCTATGACGGCACCGAATACAGCGGCTGGCAGATTCAAAAGAACACAGATCACACGATTCAGGAACACCTTGAAAGAGTTATCAGCCGTTATGATCCAGAATTCAAAAGAGTTTATGGTGCCTGTCGCACGGATGCCGGGGTTCATGCTTTAAATCAGATCGCCCATTTTGATATGTCTGTTGATATACCCGAGGATAATATAGCCACTGCTTTAAATGGTGATCTGCCCGAAGATATTGTCTGCTGGGATGCCGAAAAAGCTGCGGAAGATTTTCACAGCCGTTATGATGCCACAGGCAAAATTTATCGTTATCGAATAGATAATGGTAGTTTTCCGCATATTTATCATCACAGGTATTCCGCCTTTTTTTACGAAGATCTTGATCTTTTTTCCATGCAGAAAGCGGTCAGATATCTGCCAGGAAAAAAGGATTTCAGTTCATTTAGGGCCAAGGGATGTTCCAGTTCAACGCCGATCAGAGAAATTTTTTCCGCTGAAGTTTATCCTCAAAAAGATGAGGAAATATGGATAGAAGTCTCGGGTTCAGGTTTCTTATATAATATGGTCAGAATCATTGCCGGCACTCTGATAGAGATAGGCAGAGGGAAAATCTCCCCTGCTGAAATGGAGAAGATAATCGCGTCTAAGTCACGCGAAGCGGCTGGT
- the rplQ gene encoding 50S ribosomal protein L17, with translation MVRRKLNKKSKHRRAMFRNMLTEFFRHERIETSLPKAKELQPLAEKMITTAETSNLKNRRTVHEELKDKDVVKKLFDEIAPRFSDRSGGYTRILKMYPRRGDGSERAILELVE, from the coding sequence ATGGTCAGGCGCAAATTGAATAAAAAGAGCAAACACAGGCGGGCAATGTTTAGAAACATGCTGACTGAATTTTTTCGCCATGAAAGAATAGAAACGAGCCTGCCTAAAGCGAAAGAACTACAGCCTCTGGCCGAAAAAATGATAACCACGGCCGAGACCAGCAACCTAAAAAATCGACGGACAGTGCATGAAGAGCTGAAGGATAAAGATGTAGTCAAAAAACTCTTTGACGAAATAGCTCCTCGTTTTAGCGATCGGTCTGGAGGTTATACTCGCATACTAAAAATGTATCCCCGGCGTGGTGATGGTTCGGAAAGAGCCATTCTTGAGCTGGTTGAGTAA
- a CDS encoding energy-coupling factor transporter ATPase — protein MLLEVSDLRHVYQLEDPVVALDGINAGIESGEFIGLVGHTGSGKSTLAQTLNGLIEPTEGTVYYRGQDIFGEEISLREIRKKVGLVFQYPEHQLFEETVAEDISFGPKNLGLEGETIEERVRKSLDLVGLDYDEFRDRSPFNLSGGQQRRVAIAGVLALKPEVLILDEPSAALDPEGRKKLLDLLADLHGNMGLTIILITHRMEQVARLADRVLVMKNGGLVLDGTPEEVFTRQEYLREMALDLPPLTRILQQLNDRGLSVRTDIFETEEAAREIESALDGESLSRERGLC, from the coding sequence ATGCTCCTAGAAGTCAGCGATCTGCGGCACGTATATCAGCTGGAAGATCCTGTCGTGGCCCTGGACGGCATAAATGCAGGAATAGAAAGCGGTGAATTTATCGGTTTAGTGGGTCATACTGGCTCAGGCAAATCCACCCTGGCTCAGACTTTAAATGGGCTGATTGAACCGACTGAGGGAACTGTTTATTATCGAGGTCAGGATATCTTTGGCGAGGAGATCAGTCTGAGAGAGATCAGAAAAAAGGTAGGGCTTGTATTTCAATATCCCGAGCATCAGTTATTTGAGGAGACTGTTGCTGAAGATATTTCCTTTGGTCCCAAAAATTTGGGGCTGGAAGGGGAAACGATTGAAGAAAGAGTGCGTAAATCCCTTGATCTAGTTGGTCTCGATTATGATGAATTTCGAGATCGCTCTCCCTTCAATCTCAGCGGCGGACAGCAGCGCCGGGTAGCTATAGCAGGGGTTTTGGCCTTAAAGCCTGAGGTGCTAATTCTGGACGAGCCGTCAGCGGCTCTCGATCCAGAAGGCAGGAAAAAACTTCTGGATTTGCTGGCCGATCTCCACGGAAATATGGGACTCACGATAATTTTGATAACTCATAGAATGGAACAGGTGGCCAGACTGGCTGACAGAGTTTTGGTGATGAAAAATGGTGGTCTGGTTCTTGATGGAACTCCGGAAGAGGTCTTTACCAGACAGGAATATCTGCGGGAGATGGCACTGGATCTCCCCCCTCTGACCAGAATTTTACAGCAGCTTAACGACAGGGGACTTTCTGTCAGAACCGATATTTTCGAAACGGAAGAGGCAGCCCGGGAGATAGAATCGGCTCTTGATGGTGAATCTTTGAGCAGGGAGAGAGGCTTATGCTGA
- the rpsD gene encoding 30S ribosomal protein S4 produces MARYTEAKCKHCRRESEKLYLKGDRCFSDKCAFERRPYAPGEQGESRRGDSEYANQLREKQKVRKMYRLMENQFHNYFKKAERQRGVTGTNFLRLLETRLDNVVLRAGFALSRDQARQFVNHGHVLVNGRKADIPSREMKEGDEFSIKDSSRKKEFFKQIKDKNSEYTPPEWLSADMEKAEGTVIRMPEREDIEHPINEQLIVEYYSL; encoded by the coding sequence TGAAAAACTTTATCTGAAGGGAGATAGATGCTTCAGCGATAAATGTGCTTTTGAAAGAAGACCATATGCTCCGGGAGAACAGGGGGAAAGTCGTCGGGGAGATTCGGAATATGCAAATCAGCTGCGTGAGAAACAGAAGGTGAGGAAGATGTACAGACTGATGGAAAATCAGTTTCACAATTATTTTAAGAAAGCTGAACGCCAGCGCGGCGTGACAGGAACCAATTTCCTCAGGCTGCTTGAAACCCGGCTTGACAACGTGGTTTTGAGGGCAGGTTTTGCTCTTTCTCGTGATCAGGCCAGGCAGTTTGTCAATCACGGACACGTGCTGGTAAATGGCAGGAAAGCTGATATTCCTTCCCGCGAGATGAAAGAAGGCGATGAGTTCAGCATCAAGGATTCTTCACGCAAGAAGGAGTTTTTCAAGCAGATCAAAGATAAAAACTCCGAATATACACCCCCGGAATGGTTGAGTGCTGATATGGAAAAAGCGGAAGGAACCGTCATAAGGATGCCTGAACGCGAAGACATTGAGCATCCTATCAACGAGCAGCTCATTGTTGAGTATTATTCACTTTAA
- a CDS encoding energy-coupling factor transporter ATPase gives MSLIEINSAEFSYDEQESPALSGINLKVDKGEFIGVVGANGSGKSTLAKLLNVLLIPDKGEVYVDGLLTSDSENAWQIRQKVGLVFQNPDNQLVATMVEEDVAFGPENLAIPSGEIRSRVDEALEMVDMQGYQTHPPHNLSGGQKQRVAIAGIIAMLPDCLVLDEPTAMLDPRGRKEVLNTVKKLNEEEDITVVYITHFMEEVVEADSVAVMKAGELIAKNTPEEIFNNRGLIEESGLEVPPAVELAAELRNRGIDIPRVLTDEGLVNALCS, from the coding sequence ATGAGTTTGATAGAGATTAATAGCGCAGAATTTTCATATGATGAGCAGGAATCGCCGGCCCTTTCCGGAATCAATCTGAAGGTAGATAAAGGTGAATTTATAGGTGTGGTCGGTGCCAACGGTTCCGGCAAATCCACCCTGGCCAAACTTCTGAATGTCCTGCTGATACCTGATAAAGGTGAGGTTTATGTGGATGGCCTTTTGACCTCTGATTCAGAAAATGCCTGGCAGATCAGGCAGAAGGTGGGTCTGGTTTTTCAAAATCCTGATAATCAGCTGGTTGCTACCATGGTGGAGGAGGATGTAGCTTTCGGGCCGGAGAACCTGGCAATTCCCTCCGGGGAAATTCGCAGTCGCGTTGATGAAGCCCTGGAGATGGTAGACATGCAGGGTTATCAAACTCATCCCCCACATAATCTATCAGGCGGTCAGAAACAGAGAGTGGCTATCGCCGGCATTATAGCAATGCTGCCGGACTGCCTGGTTCTGGATGAGCCAACAGCTATGCTCGACCCCCGGGGGAGAAAAGAAGTTTTAAACACGGTCAAAAAACTCAATGAGGAAGAAGATATAACGGTAGTATATATAACCCACTTCATGGAAGAAGTAGTGGAAGCTGATAGTGTGGCCGTTATGAAAGCGGGAGAGTTGATAGCAAAGAACACTCCCGAAGAAATATTCAACAATAGAGGGTTAATAGAGGAATCTGGCCTGGAGGTGCCACCTGCGGTTGAGCTGGCAGCTGAGTTGAGAAATAGAGGGATAGATATCCCCCGGGTGCTCACCGATGAAGGCCTGGTGAATGCACTATGCTCCTAG
- a CDS encoding DNA-directed RNA polymerase subunit alpha codes for MIEIEKPQIERVEVDENYGEYRISPLERGFGTTLGNSMRRILLSSLPGAAITSVKIEGVRHEFTSIPGVVEDVTDIILNLKDVTVRYDGEERQTMNLEVSEKEVAKAGDFTLSGDLEIINEDHKIATLASDGELNLEVTVDKGRGYITSEQNKEEFEDVIGLIPIDASFSPIEKANFRVEDIRVGQITDYDALFLEVYTDGSIHPDDAVSLAGRIMVEHLELFTGLTEEMDDMEIMVETEEEEQNEIFETSIEELELSVRSSNCLKRAGINTVGELVEKTEDDLMKVRNLGKKSLKEIKEKLTEYDLELKQNEE; via the coding sequence ATGATTGAAATTGAAAAGCCTCAAATTGAAAGGGTAGAAGTGGATGAAAACTATGGTGAATATCGAATAAGTCCTCTGGAAAGAGGATTTGGAACCACGCTGGGCAATTCTATGAGAAGAATTCTGCTTTCCTCTCTTCCCGGGGCTGCCATTACTTCGGTTAAAATAGAAGGAGTCAGGCACGAATTCACCTCTATTCCCGGGGTGGTAGAGGATGTTACCGATATTATACTAAACTTAAAAGATGTGACTGTTAGATACGACGGTGAAGAAAGACAGACCATGAATCTCGAGGTTTCGGAAAAAGAGGTGGCCAAAGCCGGTGATTTTACTCTCTCCGGAGATCTGGAAATAATTAATGAGGATCACAAAATTGCCACCCTGGCTTCAGATGGTGAACTGAATTTGGAGGTCACCGTTGATAAAGGACGCGGTTACATCACTTCCGAACAAAACAAGGAAGAGTTCGAAGATGTGATAGGTTTGATACCTATAGATGCTTCTTTCAGCCCTATAGAAAAAGCTAATTTCCGGGTTGAGGATATCAGAGTTGGTCAGATAACTGATTACGACGCATTATTTCTCGAGGTTTATACGGATGGAAGCATTCATCCCGATGATGCTGTCAGTCTTGCCGGCCGCATTATGGTGGAACATCTCGAGCTATTCACCGGCCTAACAGAAGAGATGGATGATATGGAAATTATGGTGGAGACTGAAGAAGAAGAACAGAACGAGATTTTTGAAACGTCGATAGAAGAACTCGAGCTTTCTGTCCGGTCATCCAACTGCCTTAAACGGGCTGGCATAAATACAGTGGGAGAGCTCGTTGAAAAAACCGAGGATGATCTCATGAAGGTCAGAAATCTGGGTAAGAAATCGCTCAAGGAGATCAAGGAAAAATTAACAGAATACGACCTGGAGCTTAAGCAAAACGAAGAGTGA